In Juglans microcarpa x Juglans regia isolate MS1-56 chromosome 7D, Jm3101_v1.0, whole genome shotgun sequence, the following are encoded in one genomic region:
- the LOC121239598 gene encoding serine/threonine-protein phosphatase 7 yields MWLLHASPDGGARDFSDTNPIRTPLTWPSDGKVDLDWIRNLMSVFDRSSKDLPPTDFPSVLPVPVFDSLVLTASKILHKEPNCLTIDPEHEASAAAAAAASSVVVVGDLHGQLHDLLFLLQDAGFPSENRFFVFNGDYVDRGAWGLETFLILLAMKVFMPHRVYLLRGNHESKYCTSVYGFEKEVLTKYGDKGKHVYRKCLGCFEGLPLASIIAGCVYTAHGGLFRSVSMTPSKRSKGKKNRRLSFNSEPKPLTLGSLEELSKARRSVLDPPWEGLNLIPGDVLWSDPSMKPGLSPNNERGIGLLWGPDCTEDFLKRFNLKLIIRSHEGPDAREKRPGFGGMEEGYTVDHVVESGKLITLFSAPDYPQFQATEKRYKNKGAYIVLEAPNFDHPKFHTFEAISPRPQVNAYYDYEDVIDSDEELDLASMVTASEETS; encoded by the exons ATGTGGTTATTACATGCGAGCCCTGATGGAGGAGCCCGAGATTTCTCCGATACGAATCCGATACGGACACCACTAACGTGGCCTTCCGATGGCAAGGTGGATCTAGATTGGATCCGGAATCTCATGTCCGTCTTCGATCGGTCGTCCAAGGATCTACCTCCGACTGATTTTCCCTCCGTCCTTCCCGTTCCGGTCTTTGACTCTTTGGTTCTCACCGCGTCCAAGATCCTCCACAAGGAGCCCAACTGCCTCACAATAGACCCTGAACACGAAGCCAgtgccgccgccgccgccgccgcttCCTCCGTCGTGGTCGTGGGGGACCTTCACGGTCAGTTGCATgatcttctctttcttctccaAGACGCTGGATTCCCCTCTGAAAATCGCTTCTTCGTCTTCAACGGTGATTATGTAGACAGAGGCGCTTGGGGCCTCGAGACCTTTCTTATTTTGTTGGCAATGAAG GTCTTTATGCCACATAGAGTATATCTTCTCCGTGGTAATCATGAATCCAAGTATTGCACCTCTGTTTATGGCTTTGAGAAGGAAGTGTTGACAAAGTATGGAGATAAAGGTAAGCATGTCTATCGGAAATGTTTGGGATGCTTTGAAGGGCTTCCTTTGGCTTCTATTATAGCTGGATGTGTATATACCGCTCATGGAGGGCTTTTCCGTAGTGTTTCTATGACCCCATCCAAGAGATCAAAAGGGAAGAAGAATCGTAGATTAAGTTTCAACTCTGAACCGAAGCCTTTAACACTTGGTTCTTTGGAAGAATTATCGAAGGCTCGAAGGTCAGTTCTTGATCCTCCATGGGAAGGCTTGAATCTAATTCCTGGTGATGTGCTATGGTCAGACCCATCAATGAAACCCGGTCTTTCTCCAAATAATGAGCGAGGCATTGGACTATTGTGGGGTCCCGATTGCACTGAAGACTTCCTCAAAAGGTTCAATCTCAAG TTAATCATCAGATCACATGAAGGCCCTGATGCAAGAGAAAAAAGGCCTGGCTTTGGAGGAATGGAAGAAGGTTATACTGTAGATCATGTTGTGGAATCTGGGAAACTGATTACACTGTTTAGTGCTCCAGACTACCCACAATTTCAG GCAACAGAGAAGAGGTACAAAAATAAGGGGGCATACATTGTTCTGGAAGCCCCGAATTTTGATCATCCAAAATTTCATACCTTTGAAGCAATTTCTCCTAGACCGCAG GTGAATGCCTATTATGActatgaagatgttattgactCTGATGAAGAGTTGGACTTGGCATCGATGGTAACTGCTTCTGAAGAAACCTcatag